One genomic window of Bradyrhizobium sp. B124 includes the following:
- a CDS encoding ABC transporter ATP-binding protein has protein sequence MAEPALSGPDAGWAVRLRGVTKTYDSGVMALGPLDLDVRRGEFVSLLGPSGCGKSTALRLIAGLATPSAGTVELSHQGAEQRGSHRVGFVFQEPTLMPWANVRDNVRLPLKLARAPATDADARIDAALDQVGLAEFATAYPRELSGGMKMRVSLARALVTDPDILLMDEPFAALDEITRFRLNNDLLSLWRNLHKTVIFVTHSVFESAYLSQRVIVMTARPGRIGAEFRITSPEPRGEEFRTSAEYAAFCREISAALAPSYAGQAGA, from the coding sequence ATGGCGGAGCCTGCGTTGTCTGGACCTGATGCCGGATGGGCGGTGCGCCTGCGCGGCGTCACCAAGACCTATGACAGCGGGGTGATGGCGCTCGGGCCGCTGGACCTCGACGTGAGACGCGGCGAGTTCGTCTCGCTGCTCGGGCCCTCCGGTTGCGGCAAGTCCACCGCGCTGCGCCTCATTGCGGGGCTTGCCACCCCAAGCGCCGGCACGGTCGAGCTCTCACATCAAGGCGCCGAGCAGCGCGGCAGCCACAGAGTAGGCTTTGTGTTTCAGGAGCCGACGCTGATGCCGTGGGCCAATGTGCGCGACAATGTCCGCCTGCCGCTGAAGCTCGCCCGCGCGCCGGCGACTGACGCCGATGCGCGCATCGATGCGGCGCTCGATCAGGTCGGGCTGGCGGAGTTCGCGACCGCCTATCCGCGCGAATTGTCCGGCGGCATGAAGATGCGGGTGTCGCTGGCGCGCGCGCTGGTCACCGATCCCGATATCCTGCTGATGGACGAGCCGTTCGCGGCGCTCGACGAGATCACGCGCTTTCGCCTCAACAACGACCTGCTGTCGCTGTGGCGCAATTTGCACAAGACCGTCATTTTCGTGACGCACTCGGTGTTCGAGTCGGCCTATCTCTCGCAGCGCGTGATCGTGATGACGGCGCGCCCGGGCCGGATCGGCGCCGAGTTTCGCATCACCTCGCCCGAGCCGCGCGGCGAGGAGTTCCGCACCTCGGCCGAATATGCCGCGTTCTGCCGCGAGATCTCGGCCGCGCTGGCGCCGTCTTATGCAGGGCAGGCGGGCGCATGA
- a CDS encoding NRAMP family divalent metal transporter, protein MTETKSTQTAILDTAHAGDIRGALGSIARDDTGPRATLLARLKTLLAIVGPGLIVMVGDNDAGAFGTYTQAGQNYGTTLLWTLLLLIPVLYVNQEMVVRLGAVTGVGHARLIFERFGKFWGAFSVIDLLVLNALTIVTEFIGITFALHFLGVSQFWGVLASAVIVMLAVSTGDFRRFERFGIVLVAGSLLLVPVILMVHPPIGQIAADFFVPKMPQDAKLSEVMLLIVAIVGTTVAPWQLFFQQSYIVDKRITPRFIRYERTDLCIGIVLVVVGAVAMISFCAEVFAGKPEFGNYTDALGTAVGLEKYAGRLPAVLFALALLDACIIGAAAVSLSTAYAIGDVFAVKHSLHRKPWDAKGFYGVYCGLIVLAAVLVLTPGTPLGLLTNAVQTLAGVLLPSATVFLLLLCNDRHILGPWVNSVRLNLFTGAVVAGLVMLSVILTAAVLFPDLSEQWIIGILVGGSLLALAVTAAVKLYEMLSHGRASSRFTHKPPLFDRDTWRMPPLDRLPPARLSPLSRIWMLVLRGYLVIAAGLVLLRIVQLATVGA, encoded by the coding sequence ATGACCGAAACCAAGTCCACCCAAACCGCCATTCTCGACACCGCGCATGCCGGCGACATCCGCGGCGCGCTCGGCAGCATCGCGCGGGACGACACCGGGCCGCGCGCGACCTTGCTGGCCCGGTTGAAGACCCTGCTGGCGATCGTCGGCCCCGGCCTGATCGTGATGGTCGGCGACAACGATGCCGGCGCATTCGGCACCTATACCCAGGCCGGTCAGAATTACGGCACCACGCTGCTGTGGACGCTGCTGCTTTTGATTCCCGTGCTCTACGTCAACCAGGAGATGGTGGTACGGCTTGGCGCCGTGACCGGCGTCGGCCATGCGCGGCTGATCTTCGAGCGCTTCGGCAAGTTCTGGGGCGCCTTCAGCGTCATCGACCTGCTGGTGCTGAACGCGCTGACCATCGTCACCGAGTTCATCGGCATCACATTCGCGCTTCATTTTCTCGGCGTCTCGCAGTTCTGGGGCGTGCTGGCCTCGGCTGTTATCGTGATGCTGGCGGTCTCGACCGGGGACTTCCGCCGTTTCGAACGCTTCGGCATCGTGCTGGTCGCAGGCAGCCTGCTGCTGGTGCCCGTCATCCTGATGGTGCATCCGCCGATCGGGCAGATCGCAGCTGATTTCTTCGTGCCGAAGATGCCGCAAGACGCCAAGCTCAGCGAGGTGATGCTTTTGATCGTCGCCATCGTCGGCACCACGGTGGCGCCGTGGCAATTGTTCTTCCAGCAGAGCTACATCGTCGACAAGCGGATCACCCCGCGCTTCATCCGCTATGAGCGGACGGATCTGTGCATCGGCATCGTGCTGGTCGTGGTCGGCGCCGTGGCGATGATCTCGTTCTGCGCCGAAGTGTTCGCCGGAAAGCCCGAATTCGGCAATTACACCGACGCGCTGGGGACCGCGGTCGGACTCGAGAAATATGCCGGCCGGCTGCCGGCGGTGCTGTTTGCCCTCGCACTGCTGGATGCCTGCATCATCGGCGCGGCCGCGGTCTCCCTCTCGACTGCCTATGCGATCGGTGACGTGTTCGCGGTCAAGCACTCGCTGCACCGCAAGCCGTGGGATGCGAAGGGCTTCTACGGCGTCTATTGCGGGCTGATCGTGCTCGCCGCCGTGCTGGTGCTGACGCCGGGCACGCCGCTCGGACTGCTCACCAACGCGGTGCAGACGCTGGCCGGCGTGCTGCTGCCGAGCGCGACCGTGTTCCTGCTCTTGCTGTGCAACGACCGCCACATCCTCGGGCCGTGGGTCAACTCTGTCAGGCTGAACCTGTTCACCGGCGCGGTGGTGGCGGGCCTCGTGATGCTGTCGGTGATCCTGACCGCCGCGGTGCTGTTCCCGGATCTCAGCGAGCAATGGATCATCGGCATCCTGGTCGGCGGCAGCCTGCTTGCGCTCGCAGTCACCGCGGCGGTCAAGCTGTACGAGATGCTGTCGCACGGTCGCGCGTCCTCCCGTTTCACGCACAAGCCGCCGCTGTTCGACCGCGACACCTGGCGGATGCCGCCGCTCGACCGGCTGCCGCCGGCACGGCTCAGCCCGCTGAGCCGGATCTGGATGCTGGTGCTGCGCGGCTATCTGGTCATCGCCGCCGGGCTCGTGCTGCTGCGGATCGTCCAGCTCGCCACGGTGGGGGCGTGA
- a CDS encoding ABC transporter permease subunit gives MKSPQDLVRFLLPLAVFAAGLVLWEAIVRGYGIQPYVLPSPLLVLKTLVADWPVLSQSLGVTLLTTLEGFAAAAIGGVVLALLFNQSKWLEYSLFPYAVVLQVTPVIAIAPLLLIYLQQQTAVIVCAWIVAFFPVLSNTTLGLNSVDRNLAGLFQLYGASRLQTLLLLKLPAALPYILGGLRIAGGLSLIGAVVAEIAAGSAGAGSGLAFRIAESGYRLNIPRMFAALLLLSLAGIVIYGVLALVSHLLLRRWHESALGKDN, from the coding sequence ATGAAGTCTCCACAGGATCTCGTCCGCTTTCTGCTTCCGCTTGCGGTGTTCGCCGCGGGCCTTGTGCTCTGGGAAGCGATCGTCCGCGGCTATGGCATCCAGCCCTATGTGCTGCCGAGCCCGCTATTGGTGCTGAAGACGCTGGTTGCGGACTGGCCGGTGCTGTCGCAATCGCTCGGCGTCACATTGCTGACCACGCTCGAAGGCTTCGCCGCCGCCGCGATCGGCGGCGTCGTGCTGGCGCTGCTGTTCAACCAGTCGAAATGGCTGGAATATTCCCTGTTCCCTTACGCGGTGGTGCTGCAGGTCACGCCTGTGATCGCGATCGCGCCGCTGCTCCTGATCTATCTGCAGCAGCAGACCGCCGTGATCGTCTGCGCGTGGATCGTGGCGTTCTTTCCGGTACTGTCGAACACCACGCTCGGCCTCAACTCGGTCGATCGCAACCTCGCCGGATTGTTTCAACTTTATGGCGCATCACGGCTGCAGACGCTGCTGTTGCTGAAGCTGCCCGCGGCGCTGCCCTATATCCTCGGCGGCCTGCGCATTGCCGGCGGTCTGTCGCTGATCGGCGCTGTGGTCGCGGAGATCGCGGCGGGCAGCGCCGGCGCCGGCTCGGGCCTTGCCTTCCGGATCGCTGAATCGGGCTACCGGCTGAATATTCCCCGCATGTTCGCAGCACTTCTGCTGCTATCGCTGGCCGGGATTGTCATCTATGGGGTGCTGGCGTTAGTTTCGCACCTTCTGTTGCGGCGTTGGCATGAAAGCGCGTTAGGAAAGGACAATTGA
- a CDS encoding creatininase family protein, with product MTSQLPPRDWTAIHWPDLAKGAAARWIAVLPLAATEQHGPHLPLGTDVMIGEAYLARVRELLPAAIPATFLPLQPVGISTEHIDFPGTLTLPTKVALNSWMALGESVARAGVRKLVMVTSHGGNSAAMQLVAQDLHAQHKMLVVTTSWSRFGTPDGLFDADELRHGIHGGAVETSIMLAKYPQHVRKDAIADFKPASVQIEKDHRLLSTQRPAPFAWQAQDLNPSGAIGDATKASAAKGEQLLEHGARAFCELLADVDRFDLGVFRGD from the coding sequence ATGACTTCTCAGCTTCCGCCCCGTGACTGGACCGCCATCCACTGGCCCGACCTCGCCAAGGGTGCGGCCGCGCGCTGGATCGCGGTGCTGCCGCTGGCCGCGACCGAGCAGCACGGGCCGCATCTGCCGCTCGGAACCGACGTCATGATCGGTGAGGCGTATCTGGCACGGGTTCGGGAGCTGCTGCCGGCGGCCATACCGGCGACGTTCCTGCCCCTGCAGCCGGTCGGCATCTCCACCGAGCACATCGATTTTCCGGGCACGCTGACCCTCCCGACCAAGGTGGCGCTGAACAGCTGGATGGCGCTCGGCGAGAGCGTGGCGCGCGCCGGCGTCAGGAAGCTCGTGATGGTGACGAGCCATGGCGGCAATTCCGCCGCGATGCAGCTCGTGGCGCAGGACCTGCACGCGCAACACAAGATGCTGGTGGTGACCACGAGCTGGTCGCGCTTCGGCACGCCGGACGGGCTGTTCGATGCCGACGAATTGCGCCACGGCATCCATGGCGGCGCGGTCGAGACCTCGATCATGCTGGCGAAGTATCCGCAACATGTGCGCAAGGATGCGATCGCGGACTTCAAGCCGGCGAGCGTACAGATCGAGAAGGACCATCGCTTGCTGTCGACCCAGCGGCCAGCGCCGTTCGCCTGGCAGGCGCAGGACCTCAATCCGAGCGGCGCGATCGGCGATGCGACCAAGGCCTCGGCCGCGAAGGGCGAGCAGCTGCTCGAGCACGGCGCGCGTGCGTTCTGCGAGCTGCTGGCCGACGTCGACAGGTTCGATCTGGGCGTATTTCGGGGCGACTGA
- a CDS encoding ABC transporter substrate-binding protein, with translation MIPAFLPRALTTALLAATLGVSAGLLPARAQTLDKVSFGTNWVAEGEHGGFFQALADGTYKKYGLDVSIVPGGPNENNRMLLIAGKLDFFMSANSLQTFDAVTNNVPLVAVAAMFQKDPQVFLTHPEVKVSKIEDLKPLTLLISKEGITSYFQWLKSEYGFDENKVKPYTFNPQPFIVNKQTAMQGYVTSEPFAVEKTAGFKPNVLLLADYGFNSYSTLIETRRDLVDKKPDLVQRFVDASVVGWYTYVYGDNSAGNAMIKKLNPEMNDELLAYCVAKMREHGIVDSGDSIKNGIGAMTDERMASFFDKMVRAGVVKSTIDYRQGYTLRFVNKAVGVELRPKN, from the coding sequence ATGATCCCGGCCTTTTTGCCGCGAGCGTTAACCACGGCCCTTCTGGCCGCCACCCTCGGCGTTTCCGCGGGCCTCCTCCCGGCGCGGGCGCAGACTCTGGACAAGGTCTCGTTCGGCACTAACTGGGTCGCCGAGGGCGAGCATGGCGGGTTCTTCCAGGCGCTCGCCGACGGCACCTACAAGAAATACGGCCTCGACGTGTCAATCGTGCCCGGCGGTCCCAACGAGAACAACCGCATGCTCTTGATCGCGGGCAAGCTCGACTTCTTCATGAGCGCGAACTCGCTGCAGACCTTCGACGCCGTCACCAACAACGTGCCGCTGGTCGCTGTCGCGGCGATGTTCCAGAAGGACCCGCAGGTCTTCCTGACCCATCCTGAGGTCAAGGTCAGCAAGATCGAGGACCTGAAGCCGCTGACGCTTTTGATCTCGAAGGAAGGCATCACCAGCTACTTCCAGTGGCTGAAATCCGAATACGGCTTCGACGAGAACAAGGTGAAGCCCTACACCTTCAACCCGCAGCCCTTCATCGTGAACAAGCAGACCGCGATGCAGGGATATGTCACCTCGGAGCCCTTTGCGGTGGAGAAGACCGCCGGCTTCAAGCCGAACGTGCTCCTGCTCGCAGACTACGGCTTCAACTCCTATTCGACCCTGATCGAGACCCGCCGCGACCTTGTCGACAAGAAGCCGGATCTGGTGCAGCGCTTCGTCGATGCTTCCGTTGTCGGCTGGTACACTTACGTCTACGGCGACAACTCGGCCGGCAATGCGATGATCAAGAAGCTCAATCCCGAGATGAACGACGAGCTGCTGGCCTATTGCGTCGCCAAGATGCGCGAACACGGCATCGTCGATTCCGGTGACTCCATCAAGAACGGCATCGGCGCCATGACCGACGAGCGGATGGCGAGCTTCTTCGATAAGATGGTGCGCGCCGGTGTGGTCAAGAGCACCATCGACTATCGCCAGGGCTACACGCTGCGCTTCGTCAACAAGGCGGTCGGCGTCGAGCTCAGGCCGAAGAACTGA
- a CDS encoding metal-sensing transcriptional repressor, with amino-acid sequence MPDDHPHAAIARRLKRANGHLETIVEMIEQGRPCAQIAQQLQAVESAIESAKKALIHDHIGHSLEETLKVSGPKGRNVLRDFRLIAKYL; translated from the coding sequence ATGCCAGACGACCATCCGCACGCAGCGATTGCCCGGCGCCTGAAGCGCGCCAACGGCCATCTCGAGACCATCGTCGAGATGATCGAACAGGGCCGGCCCTGTGCGCAGATCGCCCAGCAATTGCAGGCGGTGGAGAGTGCGATCGAGAGCGCCAAGAAGGCGCTGATCCACGATCACATCGGCCACAGCCTGGAGGAGACGCTAAAGGTATCGGGCCCGAAGGGCCGCAACGTGCTGCGCGACTTCCGACTGATCGCAAAATATCTGTGA
- a CDS encoding carbohydrate porin has translation MTCVRLFRVRIAAGAALGAAAFGTPASAADLPVKSPAAKAVYSWTGFYVGGHVGYGDGTLGPGTNPILEQGVFFPPTITGGIGGFQAGYNKEFANRFVLGIEADATFTGPTDQPRRVPGPFNSSIDYVGTLRGRAGYSFGTWMPYVTGGFAWGHTEVRVNDAGGNVISQPGQYQTGWTVGAGAEFAVSGNWTAKVEYDYIDLSRRTLGLNDFGMPGVSIDPRIHLLKFGLNYQLGDSPWSATPTRTALPESSDWSVHGQTTLLGQGYPSFRAPYTGTNSLPGPGQMQQTWTTTAFLGVRLWEGGEFYFNPETAQGFGLNGTLGLAGFSNGEAQKAGAAFPKIRPQRYYFKQTFGFGGEQEDVPDGPNQIAGKRDIDRLTIIVGRFAVGDFFDGNSYAKDPRADFMNWAMWASAAYDFPADLPGYTRGAVVELNRKDWAVRAGVFQVPNAPNSDVLISNANNGGAVVEFEGRYSIFDQPGKLRVGVFGNRGNTGNYRQALAIEDANPGLDINDVMAGIRKDNTKYGFYLNGEQQIATDVGLFGRLSWNDGRNEILSFTDVDRSVSGGVSIKGSYWGRANDTIGIGGAVNGLSSAHRDYLAAGGLGLLIGDGALNYSPERIFETYYAYQVNKSLTLTADYQFITNPAYNTDRGPVHIFSGRIHGEF, from the coding sequence ATGACCTGCGTCCGTCTCTTCCGGGTTCGGATCGCCGCCGGCGCAGCGCTCGGTGCGGCAGCATTCGGCACGCCGGCGTCTGCGGCCGACCTGCCCGTCAAGTCCCCCGCCGCCAAGGCGGTCTACAGCTGGACCGGCTTCTATGTCGGCGGCCATGTCGGCTATGGCGACGGCACGCTGGGTCCGGGCACCAATCCGATCCTGGAACAGGGCGTGTTCTTCCCGCCCACGATCACCGGCGGGATCGGCGGCTTCCAGGCCGGATACAACAAGGAATTCGCCAACCGCTTCGTGCTCGGCATCGAGGCGGATGCGACCTTCACCGGCCCGACCGACCAGCCGCGGCGCGTGCCGGGGCCCTTCAATTCGTCGATCGACTATGTCGGCACGCTGCGCGGCCGCGCCGGTTACAGCTTCGGCACCTGGATGCCCTATGTGACCGGCGGCTTCGCCTGGGGACACACCGAGGTCAGGGTCAATGATGCCGGTGGCAATGTGATCTCGCAGCCCGGCCAGTACCAGACCGGCTGGACCGTCGGCGCCGGTGCCGAATTCGCGGTGAGCGGCAATTGGACGGCCAAGGTCGAATACGACTACATCGACCTGTCGCGCCGCACGCTCGGTCTCAACGATTTCGGCATGCCCGGCGTCAGCATCGACCCGCGCATTCACCTCCTGAAGTTCGGCCTGAACTACCAGCTCGGCGATTCGCCCTGGTCGGCGACGCCGACCCGGACCGCGCTGCCTGAGTCCAGCGACTGGAGCGTGCACGGACAGACGACGCTGCTCGGTCAGGGCTATCCGTCGTTCCGCGCGCCCTATACCGGCACCAACAGCCTTCCGGGCCCGGGGCAAATGCAACAGACCTGGACCACGACGGCATTCCTCGGCGTGCGGCTCTGGGAAGGCGGCGAGTTCTATTTCAATCCGGAGACGGCGCAGGGCTTCGGCCTCAACGGCACGCTCGGCCTCGCCGGCTTCTCGAACGGCGAGGCGCAGAAGGCCGGCGCCGCGTTCCCGAAGATCCGGCCGCAGCGCTACTACTTCAAGCAGACCTTCGGCTTCGGCGGCGAGCAGGAAGACGTCCCCGACGGCCCCAACCAGATCGCGGGCAAGCGCGACATCGACCGCCTCACGATCATCGTCGGCCGCTTTGCGGTGGGCGATTTCTTCGACGGCAATTCCTACGCCAAGGACCCACGCGCCGACTTCATGAACTGGGCGATGTGGGCCTCCGCCGCCTACGACTTCCCGGCCGATCTGCCAGGGTACACCCGCGGCGCCGTGGTCGAGCTCAACCGCAAGGATTGGGCGGTGCGCGCCGGCGTGTTCCAGGTGCCCAATGCACCGAACAGCGACGTGCTGATCTCCAACGCCAACAATGGCGGCGCGGTGGTGGAATTCGAAGGCCGCTACTCGATCTTCGATCAACCCGGCAAGCTGCGCGTCGGCGTGTTCGGCAATCGCGGCAACACCGGCAACTATCGCCAGGCGCTCGCGATCGAGGACGCCAACCCCGGGCTCGACATCAACGACGTGATGGCCGGTATCCGCAAGGACAACACCAAATACGGCTTCTACCTGAACGGCGAGCAGCAGATCGCAACCGATGTCGGCCTGTTCGGCCGCCTGAGCTGGAACGACGGCCGGAACGAGATCCTGTCGTTCACCGACGTCGACCGCAGCGTCTCCGGCGGCGTGTCGATCAAGGGCAGCTATTGGGGCCGGGCGAACGACACGATCGGCATCGGCGGCGCGGTCAACGGACTGTCGTCAGCCCATCGCGACTACCTCGCCGCCGGCGGCCTCGGCCTTTTGATCGGCGACGGCGCGCTCAACTACAGTCCGGAGCGGATCTTCGAGACCTACTATGCCTATCAGGTGAACAAGAGCCTGACGCTGACCGCGGACTATCAGTTCATCACCAACCCCGCCTACAACACCGATCGCGGCCCGGTGCACATCTTCTCCGGCCGCATCCACGGCGAGTTTTGA